The Nicotiana tabacum cultivar K326 chromosome 1, ASM71507v2, whole genome shotgun sequence genome segment gtttttttaattattttcaatttttagatatatttaaattataaagaaaaaccaataactaatttaataactaattatgccatgtgTCATTCTATTGTTCTGCCATTTGACTTCATGAGGTGCTTTTgtcttctgcttttaattatagatagattttcattttttattatatttaaattaaaaagaaaaaccaataactaatttaataactaattatgtcatgtgtcattctattgttctgtcatttggcttcatgaggtgcttttgtcttctgcttttaattatagatagatagatggtagttttatatttttttttattttcgtttttatatatatttaaattcaaaaataataaccaataactaattattaattaaaaataactaccaatttgaatgggtagttattttcttatatatttatatttttgttttattatagttaattataagatatctttttttattttaattattttaaaactcaaACTTGAAACTATTCTccgatttgaatgggtagtttttcttcttttttttccgttttttatagctttacttttttttttttgctttttggttttaaaataatttaaaaattccaacttgaaactactctcacccaatttgaatgggtagttatttttttttatatatattttttattttttttattatagttaattattaatatagatatagataagaaatctatatttattatttattaattaaattaaagtaaccaatttaatatatatatatatatatatatatatatatatatatatatatatatatatatatatatataaaaccaattatatatatatatatacatatatatggtagtttttttaattattttcatttctgccatttggcttcatgaggtgcttttgtcttctgcttttaattatagatagatggtaattttatattttttattattttggtttttatatatatttaaattcaaaaataataaccaataactaatgattaattaaaaataactaccaatttgaatgggtagttattttcttatatatttatatttttgtttttttattatagttaattataagatatctttttttattttaattattttaaaactccaacttgaaactattctccgatttgaatgggtagtttttcttctgtttttttccgttttttatagctttattttttcttttgccttttgattttaaaataatttaaaaattccaacttgaaactactcccacccaatttgaatgggtagttatttttttatatatttgttctttatttttttattatagttaattattaatatagatatagataagaaatctatatttattatttattaattaaattaaagtaaccaatttaatatatatatatatatatatatatatatatatatatatatatatatatatatatatatatatatatatatatatatatatatatatatatatatatatggtagtttttttaattattttaattttttagatatatttaaattaaaaagaaaaaccaataactaatttaataactaattatgccatgtgTCATTCTATTGTTCTGCCATTTTGCTTCATGAGGTGCTTTTgtcttctgcttttaattatagatagattttaattagttagttagttagttaaacacaagaatcttaatatttataagttaggaattgttcaaggttgtattcttggtgatagtgaataactgtagctaagccttagttctctgtgagattcgactccggacttgtaaaccggattatatttgcaacgaccgctttgtcctttttataaggcatattTGAGCGTGATTAGTAGTTTCCCTTTTTTAATCTAAGAGTATTTTTTCCCAAAGTTAAGATATTTGACTAAgcttttagaagaagaacaaagtaATTTTGAGTAGAAAAAGAAGTAACTTTTTGAGAAACCGAAAAATAATTTCTCACCAAAatacttttaagaaaaataaatttagaaaCAGCTTGATCaaatactaatttttgttcaaaaatatttttcacattAAGCCGTCAAACACAATCTTCTTCCtaacaaaattactttttttcaaACTTTTATAAAATATACTTTTCAAAATAACAGATTTTAAAAGTTTGGATATAAATCAGCAAATATGTAAGTCAGGATAAGTAGATAGATACAGAGGACGTAGGTGTTAGTGTTGATTCCAAACAAATGGCTATACAAATATTTTCTCCTAAAATTCAACAGCCATTGAAGTCCACTATTCCTTGTTGTGCTTCTTCAAGTAATGGGCGCAGTGTCTTTGTGCCTTGCGCTTACAGTCCATCTCGTAGGATTGCTTTATTTCAACTCAGTACAGGTTCTTgcatttcattcttcttattTCATATCTTGTGAGTAGTGTACACTATGCCTTCATGATTTTGTTACACTATTAGATATCTAACTGAAAAAAGAATGGCCTTTTATTCTTATCTTATCCAAATGCAATTCAAACTTAACTAAGCAAAACATGAAAAGGTTGTAGAGATTGATTTGGGGGAAAATTTCACTGCtgggtacaacaacaacaacaacaacccagtataatcccacaagtgggtctggggaggatagtgtatacgcagaccttaccactACCCTAGATTAGGGAGGTTGTTTCCGAATAGACCCTCGGCACAAGAAGATGAAATGCGACAATATAATAGTAACAACAACATAAACAGAAATATAGTACCAGCGAACGAAGAGTCAGAAAACATACCTGGAAAAGCAATATCAATAATCAATGCAGTGACAAGGTCCTAGAAAATAGTACGAGCACAACATGTACCACTGACATACTAAAACACGACACTGACCGACTATACTTACACACAGAAGTTGGTTTTTTTCTTTCTGTGAAGTCTTTACCGTCCTCAATTTAGAGATTACGTAACAGTATAATTTCAACGCTGCAGATAATGAATTGTCTGAAAAACCTTTAAGGCCTGTTCAGAAACCAATGTGTAATTACTAGCGTAGTAATTACGTAGTCAAGTAATTACACCGTATAGTAATTACAATGACCTATTTGTTTGTGATAATAtaatttccaatgtcattttggTTTACAAATGTGATTACATTATTCTTTTGTTTTGAATGTGTGACAAATACATGTATATATCAGAAATGTTCAAAATGAAAGAGGAAAGAATTTCAGATGTGTATGTAATTCCACCAATTCTCCACCCCCCaacccccccacccccacccccaaagAATTGGAGGGTGTTGCTCCCCTTTAATTACACCCAATTTCAAGTGACCAAGTAATTAATTGACCAGACAAACATGTCAAATTGTGTAATTACATCCAATTACAAGGTGACGTTCAAAACAGGCCCTTAATGGTGTTGCAAACTCACCAAGTCCATAGGATATTTTCTAATCccaaatgaaaaaagaatgaagAACAAGAAAGGGTCTTCTGCTGAGAGCTAGGTATCTGAATTGGTAGTCAATCCATTACAAAATGTGGGGCTCATCAGCCTAAGATTACACTTTGTGAATTTCATTTGGATTAAAAGTTATTTCATGATGATCTTTCAATTCTTCGAATATTAGAAAATATTTCTCATTTCATTGAATTGATTAATTAAGTTAATTAGCTGTAACTGATCATCTAGTAATTACATTATATAGAATTTCGAGTGAGGGGTGGCAGATGAATATGGAGAACTAGTAGAGCAGATCACATAAAGCCTATTGTGCAATGTAGTTCGCTATCTGTACCTTTTGACAGCACCATTCCCAAATAAAGGTAGGAGCTATAGGTTGTCCCTACTATGAACACAAAATTCTTTGTCACACTCTCTGTATAAGAAATTCTGACCAACGGTCTATAGAGCAGTTGATATTTTAGATGTATAACCATAACTTCGTATAGATAGAAATAAAAGACTGAAGAATGGTGGATTAGTAAATGGCTTACAAAAGTTCATTGGTTATCAGCTATCACTCAATCACAGCTATTCAATGGAAAAGCACCTGAATCCATTGACGCTGAAGGGAAAGTGATTGAAAGTGGAACTAACGCTGAACTGGCGCAGTCAAATATTGCCCTAAGTGATGAAAATGCATCAGAGTGGATCAAGAAGGACAAAAGAAGAATGCTCCATGCTGTTTATCGTGTTGGGAATTTGGACAAGACAATCAAGTATGTTTACTTTTTCAGAGAAGAATTCAGTACTATGTTTCATATTCCCAAATCCCAACTAGGTAACAAAGTTGTCTTGTGATGCAGATTCTACACAGAATGCTTGGGAATGAAGCTGTTAAGGAAACGAGACATACTAGAGGAGGGTTATTCAAATGCTTTTCTTGGTTATGGACCTGAAGAAACAAATTTCGCCGTTGAACTTACTTACAGTAAGGCTCCTCATAGTTTGCAGTTGCCACTATGCTTTTTTCAGCAGTCGTCTATTATATTTTACAATGTTGCAGTCATTGTACTTCCCTGTTGCTTTCAGACTATGGAGTTGACAAGTATGACATTGGAACtggttttggtcattttggaaTTGCAGTTGAGGATGTAAGTTGTTCATAAGATGAAAAATTCAATCAGTTCAATTTATACTTCTTTGATGTCATGCAATCAAGTAAACTATGATCACGAGCTTTAGAGGTCTTTAGTGCAGTTGCCTTTGAATTGATTATCTTTTACCTTTGTCCTTGTTGGATTGGTATTGGTTTTAAAAGTTACTCTACTGCTCATTACATGCTGGTGACTTTCATACATCTTGCCATGAAAAGTACCAGCATATCAGTTAGACACCTTTAGAAAAGCTCTTCTAATAGTAATTCTTTGTCTTTGTTTTTCCTATAATTGTTTATAGAAGTTCACATATATTTACCGGGACATAATTTTCGAATTTTCCATATAGGTTGCTAAAACGGTAGACTTAGTAAAAGCTAAAGGAGGGACCTGGAACCTGGTCCAATCAAAAGTTGGAGGAACTATAATTGCCCTCGTGGAAGATCCTGATGGCTACAAATTTGAACTTTTACAGAGAGGGCCTACTCCTGAACCTTTCCGTGAAGTAATGCTTCGTGTAGGAGATCTTGACCAGTCCATTAATTTCTATAAGAAGGTAAACTGCAACATTTGCTAGATGAAAGTTCTAGGTCTTCAAAACTTAAACTGCTTTATTACATACTTGTCCTCTTAGATTGCAATAAATACTAAATCCTCATTGCTGATTAATTTTTCAAGGCATTTGGCATGGAGCTTCTTTGTAAAAGAGATAATCCTGATAACAAAGTGAGTTTATAGGTTATTTTGCGAAATATTGTTCTATTGTGGTTATAGTTGTACTTTTTCCTGTTTGTATGCTTATGCAATCTTCTTGTTGTTGGAAAGTGCACTGAGTTATGTATTGTCTCACATTGGCTATTAAAGGGCTTCCAAAGGGGTTTGTAATGTAAGGTGTTTGTAAAGATCATAAGGTCACTCTAATCGTTGTTTTATGTTTTTGGTTGAGTACTCTAATTCTTTCATATGTTTAATTGTGTGAACCACCTCATGTAAAAATTTAAGCTATTTGAGAGCGGCAagtttatttatttgatttatgGCTGCAACACCTTTAATAAAACTACTCCTCATTGGTTTCCTTTTACTCTTGATTTTCTCTCCATTGGCTTTGCAAACATACTTCAAGTTCAAGGTGGTACACAATTCCTGTCATGCTAGATTGAGTCTCTACACTAGGATGGTCTATCTTCTTATATTCTCCATTAGATTTTATTAAAGTAATGCCCCCTGCACTTTATATATTGTTTTTTTTACTTGGACATTTCCTAATGCTTATTTATAGTTTTGTCTCTCTTCTGTTTATTAGTAATTAACACTTGTTTTCAGAACACAATAGCCGTCATGGGTTATGGACCTGAAGACAAAAATGC includes the following:
- the LOC107828196 gene encoding putative lactoylglutathione lyase isoform X2, whose translation is MAIQIFSPKIQQPLKSTIPCCASSSNGRSVFVPCAYSPSRRIALFQLSTAITQSQLFNGKAPESIDAEGKVIESGTNAELAQSNIALSDENASEWIKKDKRRMLHAVYRVGNLDKTIKFYTECLGMKLLRKRDILEEGYSNAFLGYGPEETNFAVELTYNYGVDKYDIGTGFGHFGIAVEDVAKTVDLVKAKGGTWNLVQSKVGGTIIALVEDPDGYKFELLQRGPTPEPFREVMLRVGDLDQSINFYKKNTIAVMGYGPEDKNAVLELTYTYGVKSYDKGNGYAQIAVGTDDVYKTAEAIKLYGGEIVLEPGPLPGINTKIMACVDPDGWKTVFVDNADFMKELE
- the LOC107828196 gene encoding lactoylglutathione lyase GLX1 isoform X1, whose product is MAIQIFSPKIQQPLKSTIPCCASSSNGRSVFVPCAYSPSRRIALFQLSTAITQSQLFNGKAPESIDAEGKVIESGTNAELAQSNIALSDENASEWIKKDKRRMLHAVYRVGNLDKTIKFYTECLGMKLLRKRDILEEGYSNAFLGYGPEETNFAVELTYNYGVDKYDIGTGFGHFGIAVEDVAKTVDLVKAKGGTWNLVQSKVGGTIIALVEDPDGYKFELLQRGPTPEPFREVMLRVGDLDQSINFYKKAFGMELLCKRDNPDNKNTIAVMGYGPEDKNAVLELTYTYGVKSYDKGNGYAQIAVGTDDVYKTAEAIKLYGGEIVLEPGPLPGINTKIMACVDPDGWKTVFVDNADFMKELE